caacaaaacgaaaagacatcCTAttgcatgggagaaaatatttgttaacgATATGACCaatgaggggttaatatctagaatatcaATATatagttcatacaactcaacataaaaaaaaatacctgattaaaaaatgggcagaagaactgaacagacgtttttccaaagaagacatacagatagccaacaggcatgtgaaaagacgctcaacatcaccaatcatcagggaaatgcacatcaaaaccacaatgagatatcacctcatacctgtcagaatggctatcatcaaaaagaacataaataataaataggggcgaggatgtagagaaaagggaacccttgtacactgttgggatgtaaactggtgcagccactgtggaaaccagtatggaggtttctcaaaaaactaaaaattgaactaccgtatgacccagcaattccactcctgggtatatatacaaaaaaaaccccaaaacactaattcaaaaagatacatgcaaccccccgttcactgcagcattatttacaactgccaagatgtggaagcaatctaagtgtccaacaacagatgaatggataaagaaggtgtggaacacatatactatggaatactactcagccataaaaaagaacgaaatgttgccatatgcaacaacatggatggacttgggagggcattatgctaagtgagataagtcagacagagaaagacaaatactgtgatatcacctatatgtggaatctaaaagatacaacaaactagtgactataacgtaaaaaaaacagactcacagatagaacaaactagtggtgaccagtggggagaggaaaaggaggaagggaaagataggggtaggggagtaagaggtacaagctattaGGTGTAAAATTAGCTACAAGGATATTTGTACAAcatggagaatatagccaatattttataataactataaatgaagttcAATCCTTATAAACTGTGAGTCACTATACTATACACCTGTAACTcacataatactgtacatcagtcacacttcagaaaaaaaggaggagagtGGAGGAGGCTACAACTGGGACTGCTGTTAAGAGCAAGGCAGTAACAAAACGCAGAACAACAACACGTGGCGCAGAGCCCTCCTGGCTGCACCCACACTGGAAGGAATGACAGCAGTGCTGCCAGTCTGGGTGGCCCTGAGCCAGTGTGCAATGGAGGGGCGGCAGCCCTGCCGGGACTGGGGAGGCTGGGCCCAGGTCCTGGCGTTGCCACCTGCCCCCTACCCAGGGCAGCTCAGGCCGGCCCCCACGGGCACCTGCCCAGCAACCCAGCGCACCGCACGTGGATGGGACACGGACGGCCATCCGGCTTTGCTATTCGAGGGCGGTGTGTGGAGGGAACGGTGAGGCCATGACGAAAGCAGTCAGCTCAGCGTGTGGCTGGGGAAGGGCTCCGACGGTCCTCCCGTTTCAGAGAAACTGAGTCACGAGGTAGTGCGTGCCCCACCCCCACATACCCAGTCTCGGAAGGAGCGGCACGCTGGCGCCACCAATCGGCCCCTGGTGCGGCGCCCCGCGTGGTCTTGACCCACGTGGCTGCAGGGGGCGGTGTCTGTCCGGAGGTGGGTGGGTCCCCAAGGTCGCGGGCCTGCCTGGAGCACAGGCCACCCTCAGGCAGCCGGCCTCCTCCTCCCCAACCCTTCTCCACGGAACCCACGTCGAAGAGCGGGGCAACCCGTCTTGGGGAAACTGAAACATAGGATAGTGGAGGAATTTGTCCAAACCACACACATCAGCAACAGAGCCGGGATGGGACCCCAGAACGCTCAGCGTCCGGTCCTGGCTCTGACCCCTCCGGGCAGGGGGCAAGCTATCtcccctccttttctcccccttCGAGTGGGCGCGACGCAGCCACTGTCTCTGACTGTTCTGAGGGCCAAAGGGGCACCAAGGTGCCCTTTAAACCCCAAatgcttcctctccccaccccaactgTCCGCCCCTCCACACAAATCTGTCCTGGGCCTACCAGGTGTCTGGAGGGAAGCCTGCGTTCCCAGTCGTGGGCCGTGTCCCGCCAGGACCCCTCCTCCCACCGCAGGGGCTGCGATGGCGGCACAGACGCTACTTGGAGGCGGCGGTGGGGCAGTTGCTCTGCCCTCATCTTTAATGGCCAGTGCGGTACAGTTAGTGGACAGACGGGTGGACACCAGACGCAGAGGGGCAGGGTGGTCACAGCGGTGCCGTGGGTACCTGTCCTCCCCGTAGAGAAGCCCGTCTTTGGCAGGATGATCTGGGAATGCCCCCAGCTCGGGGCACCGAGCCAGCCCGGACCTCTGAAGGGACCCCACCCCTTCCTACTTGCCAGGGACTCCGGCATGTCTGTCCCTCCTTGGGCCTCCCCGGACAGGGCCCAAGGCCTAGGTCACAGGGTGACTTTAGCCAGGGTGTGGGCCCTGCTTTGCGGCCCCCAAACTGTCCCCCTCCTGTATCACAGGTGGAGGATCCGGAGAAGTCATCGGGGGTCCCCAGGCAGGCACAGACGCCCAGGCCTGTGGCATCAGGTGGGTACCAGGGTGCACGCGGGGTGCTGGCATGGGGTGGGTGCACCCAGGCCAGCACCAAAGCTGGGGTTGCAAAAAGGCCAGCGCAGACCGTGGTCTGAAACCATTCAGACCCAGAGCTTACAGCTCCTTCACGGCAAACGCATTTTACTGGGGAGACCCAGCGTTTAAGAACTGGGATGGGGGAGACCTGGGGGCAAGGGGTCCCCAGTGAAGGAGGTGCTGAGGACGGTGTGGCTGGGGCCATGGGGCCCTCAAAGCAGAGCCAGGTGAGGGTCACCAGAAGGGGACACCGGCTGGTGGTCTGTCACTGTCCTGGCTGGCACTGGGACCACCAGACACACGCAGGTGGCAAAGGGCGGCGTGAGACGGAACACAGAACACAGTGCTGGCGGGACCCTGTGGCAGCCACATGTCCAGGCCTCCGAGAACTTGGCAGAACCTTGGGGCCGGAGTGAGGGCAGGTGGGCCCAGAGAGGGTGGCGGTATTGGCACGGGGAGGAGGCCGGGGCCCCGCAGGCActgcaggcaggggtggggaagggcccCGGCAGCCctccctgggcagggctgggggcccaggCCTGGCTCAGAGGCCAGCGGGGAAAGAGGCGTTGGCGGCGGAGCGGTCGGGGCAGGTGCCGTGGGCGTCCCGCGTGAGGCTGTAGGTACAGTAGGCCACGGCCGAGCCCAGCGTCAGCCCCGTCATGTAGGACACGGTCATGGTGTTCCCTGCAGACAGGACCAGACCTCAGCTGGCGGGAGGGGGGCCACAGCGAGGGCTGGAGCCGAAGCCCTAGCTTCTCAGGTGTGAAGCAGTGACCACGGCCAGCTCCCACCTGGGAGGTGGCCGCCCCAGGACTGTTCCACCCTGACTGAAAGTGCTGGGCGCTCCAGGCCTCgcctgcttctctttctctccagccTCCTACCTCCAACTGCTTCCTCGTCATGGACCACTTAGGATGTCTACTGGGCTTCCTGAACCTACTGTGTCCAGAACCCCCCTCCAGTGCCCCTTCCCACATGGCCCCCTCCCCATCTCACTTGACGGCAATCCAACCTTCTTGCCCTGAGCAGCAGGCCCCCCTTGGGAGTCCTTCTTGACCTCCCCCCTCGCCCCACCCCCCGTCCTTTTCTCATACTGCATCTCCTAGTCCATCAGCTGGCCCCGTGGGCCCTGCAGTCAAAACGGATCCAGAATCCAGCACTTTCTtccaggcccctcccacctgttTACTACTCCACTGCcgccccctgccccagggcctttgcacatgctatccCCGCCACTCCGAACACTCTTCCCTTGCATTGTCACGTGGCCCCTCACTACCTTctccaggtctctgctcaagTCACCTCCTCAGTGAAGCCTTCCCAGACTGCTCTGCTTCCACTGTGAACCCCCTACCCCGACTCCCTCCTCCCATTACTCTGTTTTACATTCCTCAACCACACTCATCACCTTCCAACACATTACATCATTTTGTTGTCTCTGTCACCTCTGGACTGTCAACCCCACAAACACAGGGATCACTGTTTTGTCACCAGTGTCCCcagaacctagaacagtgcctggtgcacgGTAGGGGCTCACCAAGCAGCTGTGAGATGAACGAGGGGGGAAGCGGTTGGCGAACGTCCCCAAGCTACGAGCTCCGAGGCTGACTTGACCCTGGGACCCAAAGGTAGCTTCTCGTTGTGTGGTCTTGACTCCTACGGGCCTGGGTTTCCCTGCCTGACAGTGGACAGTCCTGCAGGCGAGCAGGGCCTTACCTGCTAGCTCCCGCTGCTTGGGGCTCACTTTGCCCGCCGCCAGGATCATGGGCACGCTGCCGAAGTAGCCGTTGCTGATGCCCATGAGCAGGGAGAGGATGCAGGGCCAGGCCGGGTGGCGGAGGGCGGGCGTGCTGCTGGGGTAGACGCACAGGATGAAGAGGGGGATGAAGACCACACGGAGGCAGGCGCAGGCCAGCAAGTGGGTGCCCTGCCAGTCCATGGGCAGCGCCGCCAGGATCTGTGGGGAGACAGACATGTGGGCCCATGCCACTCCCCTTGCGTCTTCCCGGCAGCCTCCAGACACTCCCCTATCCCTAGACACTCCCGGCTCAGGCTGTGTCCCCATCCTTTCCCACCTTTGTCCACCAAACCCCACCAAACCCCTCATATGGCGACACACAGTCCTCGCTGTGTGCCCGGCACCCAGCTAAACACGACACACGTGCCCCTGTTCAGCCTGCACAGCACCCTCGCCGGGTGGTGCTCTTGACATTATTTGAGAAACGAGGATACAGAGGCCCAGAGGATCAGGCCCACCTGCATCAACACGTACGAAGCGGCAGCAACTGAACCCACTAACTAAGCTTTGCTCCCTCGGTAAGCACAGACTCGAGTTTCTCAGACCTCCCAGCTGTGGGACCCCAAGCAGATGGCTTTCCCTCTCTAAGCCTTGCGTTCTTCTACATAAGACCAACGACAGGCCAGCCATTTCTGGGTGCCCTCCTCCGTGTGCCCCCACCTGTGCTCAACTAGTGAGTGTGGGGCAAGCGCCGCCTCCCCCAACTGCTCCCAGCTGCGGTCTGGACCGTGGCTCTGCTCCCGCCCTCCCCACCAGGAGCCACGTGCAGCCTCTGCTTGGGGCCTGCGCCTCCCCGGGGACCCTCCCCGCGGCTCCCGCAGTGACCCTGGCGTCTGCTGCCCCCACCCACGGCGTCCTCCCCCAGGGCCGGGAGGGTTGGCGGGGGCGCCCACCTTGCCCACGAAGTCAGAGAGGTTGAACACGGCCATGATGAGAATGGGCAGCCACTCGCCCAGGATGCAGTGGTGGATCTCGGACTCGAGACCCGGAAACAGGCACAGCGTGATGAAGTAGGTCACGGCAATGGAGAGCATGTCCGCCCAGATGACGCGGGCCACCACGTAGCGGTGCAGCAGCAGGGCTGTGGGCGGCCGGCGGCGTCAGGAGGCCGCACACCTAAGCGGCCCCAGCCCACCGGAACACCCCTTGCCCTCCGCGCGCAGACGAGACACGGGACGCCGGGGCCCAGCCCGCCCCACCTCGGAAGGAGGGCCAGCTGCGCCTGGTTCTCGGCCGAGGCACATCAAAGCGCGTGTAGGCTCCCCCGCCGCCGGCCACCTCGTGGGCTGGGCTGTCCTTTGGGGACCCGCCGTTGGCCAGGCCTGGGCCCTGGTGCTCCTGGAGGGGGTACAGGGTGGGACGCGTTTGGGCGAGAGGCCCCCGCAGGCTCCTGCCGGCTGCTTCCTCGCTGCCCCGCAAACACGCCAAGCTCCTCCCACGCCCCGGAGCCTCTGCGCGTGCgcttccctctgcccaccccccccacGCCCCGCCCCCATGCCTTTCGTATGGGTCCTCACACCCCTCCGCACGGCTCAGGTCTCAGCCCAGAGCCACTCGCGGACCCTCCGTGACCATTAAGGGGGCCCCGGTTTCTGACGTGGGCCTTGTCTCAGCTGGCCTCTGGCTCCGCGCAGTGTCCGGGGCGCCCCAGCTCCCCAGGATGGCTCCGGGCGGGCctgcgggggaggccacaggtgTGGGCCATCACACCGGGGGCGTGGGGAGGTTAAGGCCTCAGGTGTGGGCTGTCACAGCCAGGGGGCCTCAGGCCTCAGGTGTGTGGTGTCACCAAGGGATGAAACCTTCATCCACAGGACGAAGGAGGGCCCGTGGGTAGGAGCCTCGGGCCACAGGAGGAGCTGGAGCCTGAGACAACAGCGACAGCGGGGCGCGGCTGGAGGAGCTCGGCTGGGACGGGGCGGCGGCCGTGCCGGGCCTCCCGGCTCCCTCCGCGGACCTCGCGACTTACAAAGTGCACGTCCTCGGCGGCCACGTCGTGGTGCACGCGGTAGCCGGCCGTGTGGTTGGGGCGGGGCCGCGCCGTGTGGTAGAGCACGAAGCGGCTGCCCCGCACCAGCAGGTGCAGCAGGAAGCAGAGCAGCTCCAGGCCCGCGGAGACCAGGAAGAAGATGAGCGTGCCGGCCCGCTCGTCGGGTAGCAGCAGCTTCGTGAGGATACGGCTCAGGGAGACCATCACGCCCGCCGTGCCTGCGGGGGCCGGGGCCGTGATGCGGGCGACCCCGCCCACTCGGCCCCGCCCCGCAGCCCTGGGACGCGGACACGCTGTGGCTGCCCACAGGATGCGCCGGCGCAGCCCGCCCCTCTCTGGCCCCTGCTTACGgctcacacacaccccaccccaggcGCACTGATCACGTGTCTGCTGTGTGCCCGGCACCGTCCGccctgaggacacagtgggggcgACGCATGCAGGCCCTTCCTTCTGGGCTCGTTGGGGAGAGACCCCAAACAGGTCGCAGAAAAACACCAATGATTGTGCAGGATTTGGGGGGACAGGCAGAGACGAGGGGGCGAGCGTCCATTGGCAGAGGGCGGGCATGAGCTCTACATGTTTGTGTTTGCGGAGCTGAAAGGAAGTGGTGGGCTTGGAACCAGGTGGGTGGGGTCCTAAGGTCACAGGGGAAGGTGGTGGGGGTCACGGCAGCGGGGTACCTTCCCGGAACCAAACTCCACAGACGCGAGGCTTGGAGCCCTGGGGGCACCTGGTGGGCCTCACCGTATGTAGAGGGTACAGAGCACCCCAAAGGGGAGAAATGGGGCCCAGAGTCCACCTGAGTCCTGCCCCACAGCACGGCTGAGCCTGGCCCATCCAGGCCCGGAAGGAAGACTGAGGACATCTGGACGAGGTGCTCCGAAGTGCTTGCAGCTGGGCTGAGGGTGGGGCAGCCCCCGTGCTGGAGGGCAGCAAGACAAGAGGTGGAGTCGGCTGCTTGGACCGGGGCTGGGGCGCAGGGATCACCCCGGAGGGCAGGTCCACATGACTTGCAGTGACTTAGAGCACTGGGTGTCGGGTAGGTCTCAGGTTTGAGCAAGGGGGTGCCCTTCACTGAGCAGGGGCCGGTGGGATGACGTGTTGGGCTTGGGAAAGGGAGTCTGAGTTGCCAAGTGGGGGTGGGGCTCTGAGGAGAGCTTGGTGCTGGGGGCCGGCACTTGACATCACGGGTGTAGATGAGCTGccctgcacacacatgcacacacgaaACGCACGCCTTGCACAGACGCTGCGAGACACTCGAGACCCATGCTCAGAGTGTGGCACGTGCTCCTCACATCACAGAGGACCCTGCACCCAAAGAGACCACGCCTATCACAACCTCATCCCTCCTGTCTGGGAGTCCGGCCCCCCACCAGCCAGGCGATCGCCAGCCCCGCCTCGGTCCCAGGAAGAGGGTCGCAGAGCCTAGGCAGCTCTGGGGTCCGCAGATACTCACTCTCCCCCGTCATCACCCCCTGCGTGTACCTCTTGGGCAGCATCCCCGTGTACCCGTAGAAGCTGGATTGCTgcacttgagagagagagagagagaagtaaccATGAGACACCACTTATCACCTGTTTGCTTGGAACAGAATTCAGAAGTTTGAGAACACTGCTGGCAAGGGTTGCTGGGAAAAGACATTAACACCACTGGGGGCAGAGGGACCTTGTCCAATCCCCtcgtggggtggggtggaaacAGCACCACCCCCTGCATAGCACAGTCCTGCCTTCGACGTCCCCGCCCCGGGGCTGGCCAGGCTCCCCAACCTCCTCTGGTCATTGACACCCAAGCAGAAATGACACGCGTCACTCCTGGACCAGGTAGGAAAAGCCCACATGGTCTTCTGGTCTGTCTTTCCCCAGGGGCGGCCACAGAAGAGGCCATGGGTTACAGACGGGGAGCCACCGGCAGTCCGAGTGAGTGTGGAAATAACCCCACCGACACGCTGGACGTGCAGCAAGGGCCAGAAATAAGGCCGGTTCTGAGAAGCCACTGAGATCTCTGGGCTCgtttgttaccacagcataacGTCTCATCCTGACCAACAAGACAGACGTGCAGCAGTATCTGGGGAGAATGAAAATGTACCGGCTCAAGCCCTGCGGTCTAGTGACTCCACGCCTGGAAGTAAACCCTGGAGCAGGGCTGGCAAACTAGCATCTCCTTCCTGGTGGGgttatcagcatttttttttttaacgaaatAGAACAGAGCAGACCTGAGTACAAAGCCTGGATTGAGAATATTATTTCACAGAGCCTTGATTTcatttataaacacacacacacatacacacgcacacatgtgTGCTGGGTCATAATGTGAAATGTATCTCTTTCTGGAAGTCACGATCGACAGAACAATTGGCCTGGACCTTTGCAAACATCATTGccacagaagacagagaaaggctGAGGACCTTTcggattaaaggagactaaagatgTGACCAGTGATGTAACGTGTGATCCTGGGCTGGGTCCTGGGTcagaaaaaacaaatgctgtacaGGACATTACCGCGACAAACAGTGAAATGATTATGGCTTGTAGATCTGATGatagtattgtatcaatgttaaatgtCCCaattttggcaattgtaaatgTGGTTCTAGAAGAGATGTTTTAGGTTTAGCTGTTAAACACCCTGAACTGTTACCATTTAGGCAAAGAAGCATGATGATGTCTGCAAGTAATTCCCAAACGGTTTAAGGACAAAACatacattttctatttatatatatttaggggaaatttcatatatatacatatactttagaaggtggaggagggggacttccctggtggtccagtggttaagactccgcgctcccagtgcagggggcccggcttcgatccctgttcagggaactagatcccgcatgccgcgactAAAGCTCCCACACTCGGcagcgaagatcctgcgtgccgcaactaagacccagcgcagccaaataaataaatacatatttttaaaaagattcttattaaaaaaaaaaaaaagaagttgggggcagggagggggaacaGAGAAagccagcaaaggaaagaaagcacatgtggcaaaatgttaacaattggtgaatctAGGTGAAAGGTATATGGGAACTCATTATATTATTCTTAACTTTCCATAGGTTTGAaacagtttcaaaataaaaagttaaaaaaaaaaattttgaaagctaCCGCCCAAGAGAAACACAGTGACACGGTGACATGGGCAGGAGAGGTTGTGAAGCCCGGTTTATACCTGAGAAAACCAGGGAACTGCCTCCATGTCCACATGACATGGGGCATGTGGACATGTGTGTGGAGTGTGTGCTCTGACTGTGTGTGTGACCAGCGCACGCAGCCCTTTGGGTGTGcagtgtgcgtgcatgtgtgaaAGTAGACGTGCACGTGTGAAAGCAGACTCGCCCATGTGCACATGGAAACGTGCCGGCACTGAGCCTGGCTCACCCTGTATTAACATGCCCCCAGCACACGAACAGGGCCGGTGGGACGGCCCGCAGTGGGCACCCAGGGGCTCAGCCCACCCCGGCCCCTGGCCCTACCTGTGCAGCCGAAGGCCACGGTGCCCACCGCAGCCAGGTTGATGGCATAAGCCTGGTCCCGAGAGAAGAGCTGCAGCCACACGTCGCAGATGCTGATGAACAGGAGGGGGCCCAAGGCTAAGAGGTAGCCTGTGTGGGGAGAGGCCAGAGAGGTGGCACTCGATGGTGGGCTGGGGGAGCCCCTCATCCCCCAACATGGAGCCAGGTCTGAGGTGCCCTCTCTCTGCCGTTCCCCTTAATACTGGGAGGGCGGGGCCATCTTAGAGTTCTAGGAGGGGCAcccagaaggcttcctggaggaggtgcctcgagctgggatttgaagctgAATGTTACCATGGAGACAAATGGGAGAGGAAGAGCAGGGAAGAGCAAGGGCCCCGGGACACACGGGGGGTGCACGGCAGCCTCGCCAGGCGCAGGCATCACGCCAGCACGTGTTACACGCACATGGGCCTGACACTGTTTTCATAGTTGAACCCCATGACGTTCCTAGGAGGTGCGCCCATCTTACAGACGAGGAGAGTGAGGCGCACGCAGGGAATGGAGGGCATGTGACGGACAGGTGTGAGGGCCGGGAGCCGGGTGGGCAGCGGGCAGCGTACCCGCGGTGATCCTCGTGTGCAGGCTCAGCCTCTCCACCAGCGCGTTGTTCAGGAGCACAGCCACCAGCGCCACCAGGATGTAGGTGAGGCTCATGTCAAACACAATCGAGGTCCCTGGTGGGGGGGAGGGTAACGGGTTCAGGGGAGCCCCACCCTCTGCACCTGCCCCCGCCAGGCActgcttcctccctctgccccaaaGGGGCCGACAGCCCAGAGAGGGTGAGTGGCTGCCCTTGGGGTCACACAGCAATTCACAGCCGAGCTAGGGTTTGAATAAAATGGGCTCCCCAAGTGGGGTCCTGCCCAAGGGGTTTCTGGAGGGTGGCAGCCTGAGCCACGTGTGCAGGGCAGCATGCGATGGCAGGACGCGACTGTGGGGGACCCACCTGGGTACTTGTGGTGCAGGTAGTCCACGTCGGTGATGAAGCTATTGTACGGCAGCAGGAAGCCCACACCAGCCAGGAGCGTTGCAAAGTAGACGGCGCGGTAGCGGTCGTCAGGCACCGGCTCCTCTGCCCGCAAACCCAGACGCCAGGTGAGACGCGGACCAGCCCATTCGCGGCCGCGACCACCACATCGGGGCCACAGTCCACCACGGCACCCCCATCACGACCACCATAGCCACAGCCACTCCGGCTGCCACCCGAACCACAGACACGGCCTCCCACCATGCATCTGTCACTGCCACCAGAAGCACTGCCACCTTAGCTACCATCACCATGGCCACTCTCACCATAGCCAAGCCACCAAAGCCATCATGACCGTGGCTACTCTCCGTCACTATGGCCACAGCTGCCCACGCCACC
The sequence above is a segment of the Orcinus orca chromosome 16, mOrcOrc1.1, whole genome shotgun sequence genome. Coding sequences within it:
- the SLC29A4 gene encoding equilibrative nucleoside transporter 4 isoform X3; the protein is MVCGTLEHGAGTQVFRIFLPLSLSLCCARCRCPHAGLQPCSPLQPGSIIRHKSRDVARPFSRAAMGSVGSQHLQEPSVASTPHRSVVMSFDSGPLEEVAAGVAQAQGSRARGIPIFTDSEEPVPDDRYRAVYFATLLAGVGFLLPYNSFITDVDYLHHKYPGTSIVFDMSLTYILVALVAVLLNNALVERLSLHTRITAGTLPAAHPAPGPHTCPSHALHSLRAPHSPRLLPLSLGPPPVHQHLRRVAAALLSGPGLCHQPGCGGHRGLRLHSNPASTGTRGCCPRGTAGVMVSLSRILTKLLLPDERAGTLIFFLVSAGLELLCFLLHLLVRGSRFVLYHTARPRPNHTAGYRVHHDVAAEDVHFEHQGPGLANGGSPKDSPAHEVAGGGGAYTRFDVPRPRTRRSWPSFRALLLHRYVVARVIWADMLSIAVTYFITLCLFPGLESEIHHCILGEWLPILIMAVFNLSDFVGKILAALPMDWQGTHLLACACLRVVFIPLFILCVYPSSTPALRHPAWPCILSLLMGISNGYFGSVPMILAAGKVSPKQRELAGKALLACRTVHCQAGKPRPVGVKTTQREATFGSQGQVSLGARSLGTFANRFPPRSSHSCLVSPYRAPGTVLGSGDTGDKTVIPVFVGLTVQR
- the SLC29A4 gene encoding equilibrative nucleoside transporter 4 isoform X9: MPSIPCVRLTLLVCYLLALGPLLFISICDVWLQLFSRDQAYAINLAAVGTVAFGCTVQQSSFYGYTGMLPKRYTQGVMTGETRGLPHPQPSCKHFGAPRPDVLSLPSGPGWARLSRAVGQDSGTAGVMVSLSRILTKLLLPDERAGTLIFFLVSAGLELLCFLLHLLVRGSRFVLYHTARPRPNHTAGYRVHHDVAAEDVHFEHQGPGLANGGSPKDSPAHEVAGGGGAYTRFDVPRPRTRRSWPSFRALLLHRYVVARVIWADMLSIAVTYFITLCLFPGLESEIHHCILGEWLPILIMAVFNLSDFVGKILAALPMDWQGTHLLACACLRVVFIPLFILCVYPSSTPALRHPAWPCILSLLMGISNGYFGSVPMILAAGKVSPKQRELAGKALLACRTVHCQAGKPRPVGVKTTQREATFGSQGQVSLGARSLGTFANRFPPRSSHSCLVSPYRAPGTVLGSGDTGDKTVIPVFVGLTVQR
- the SLC29A4 gene encoding equilibrative nucleoside transporter 4 isoform X4 gives rise to the protein MVCGTLEHGAGTQVFRIFLPLSLSLCCARCRCPHAGLQPCSPLQPGSIIRHKSRDVARPFSRAAMGSVGSQHLQEPSVASTPHRSVVMSFDSGPLEEVAAGVAQAQGSRARGIPIFTDSEEPVPDDRYRAVYFATLLAGVGFLLPYNSFITDVDYLHHKYPGTSIVFDMSLTYILVALVAVLLNNALVERLSLHTRITAGYLLALGPLLFISICDVWLQLFSRDQAYAINLAAVGTVAFGCTVQQSSFYGYTGMLPKRYTQGVMTGESTAGVMVSLSRILTKLLLPDERAGTLIFFLVSAGLELLCFLLHLLVRGSRFVLYHTARPRPNHTAGYRVHHDVAAEDVHFEHQGPGLANGGSPKDSPAHEVAGGGGAYTRFDVPRPRTRRSWPSFRALLLHRYVVARVIWADMLSIAVTYFITLCLFPGLESEIHHCILGEWLPILIMAVFNLSDFVGKILAALPMDWQGTHLLACACLRVVFIPLFILCVYPSSTPALRHPAWPCILSLLMGISNGYFGSVPMILAAGKVSPKQRELAGKALLACRTVHCQAGKPRPVGVKTTQREATFGSQGQVSLGARSLGTFANRFPPRSSHSCLVSPYRAPGTVLGSGDTGDKTVIPVFVGLTVQR